From the genome of Vicia villosa cultivar HV-30 ecotype Madison, WI linkage group LG2, Vvil1.0, whole genome shotgun sequence, one region includes:
- the LOC131649444 gene encoding diacylglycerol kinase 1-like isoform X2: MGDGNGNSIRTLKDFSIPDYILLTGTEPRRVTHLPACPVIVFINSKSGGQLGGELLVSYSSLLNKNQVYDLGINAPDKVLHQLYANLEKLKHNGDNFAAEIQNRLRIIVAGGDGTASWLLGVVSDLKLPHPPPVATVPLGTGNNLPFAFGWGKKNPATDLQSVMSFLDNVKAAKEMKIDSWHIIMRMKAPKEGSCDPVAPLELPHAMHAFNRVSSSDKLNLEGYHTYRGGFWNYFSMGMDAQVSYAFHSERKLNPERFKNQLYNQSAYLKLGCTQGWFMSSLFQSSRNIAQLAKVKIMKKGQWEDLDIPRSIRSIVCLNLPSFSGGLNPWGKPNRKKSIYRDLTLPFVDDGLFEVVGFRDAWHGLVLLAPNGHGTRLAQTSRIRFEFHKAAADCTFMRIDGEPWKQPLPKDDATVVVEISHHGQVSMLATPLCRSQSIQDGDVPASPSIDHDEDDSSDEELSESSEERRKFGAAETFKYTDVDMSHIS, from the exons ATGGGGGATGGAAATGGAAATAGTATCAGAACCTTGAAGGATTTTTCGATTCCGGATTATATACTATTGACCGGAACTGAGCCCCGGCGTGTTACGCATTTGCCTGCATGTCCTGTGATTGTTTTCATCAACTCCAAAAGTGGAGGTCAGCTTGGAGGGGAGCTTCTTGTCTCGTATAGTTCACTTCTTAACAAAAACCAG gttTATGATTTGGGGATAAATGCTCCTGATAAGGTGCTGCATCAGCTATATGCTAATTTAGAAAAGCTGAAGCACAATGGAGATAATTTCGCTGCTGAAATTCAGAATAGGTTGAGAATAATT GTTGCAGGCGGAGATGGTACTGCTAGCTGGCTTCTTGGAGTTGTATCGGATCTTAAATTACCTCATCCACCACCAGTTGCGACAGTGCCGCTAGGGACAGGAAATAATCTACCTTTTGCATTTGGATGG GGAAAGAAAAATCCTGCCACGGACCTTCAATCAGTGATGTCATTTCTGGATAATGTAAAAGCTGCCAAGGAAATGAAAATAGACAG CTGGCATATTATAATGAGAATGAAGGCTCCGAAAGAAGGTTCATGTGACCCGGTTGCTCCGCTAGAGCTACCTCATGCTATGCATGCATTTAACCGCGTCTCTTCAAGTGATAAACTAAATTTG GAGGGTTACCACACTTACCGTGGGGGATTTTGGAACTATTTTAGCATGG GAATGGATGCGCAAGtatcatatgcatttcattctGAGAGGAAGTTAAATCCAGAAAGGTTTAAAAACCAGCTATATAATCAG AGTGCTTATCTGAAGCTTGGATGCACTCAAGGCTGGTTCATGAGCTCTTTGTTTCAATCTTCTCG GAACATTGCCCAGTTGGCAAAGGTAAAGATAATGAAAAAAGGTCAATGGGAAGACCTTGACATACCTCGCAG CATACGATCGATAGTTTGCCTCAACTTGCCCAGTTTTTCTGGTGGACTCAATCCTTGGGGAAAGCCAAATAGAAAAAAGTCAATTTAT AGGGACCTGACTCTTCCATTTGTTGATGATGGCCTATTTGAAGTAGTTGGGTTTAGAGATGCTTGGCATGGTCTTGTTTTGCTTGCACCAAATGGTCACGGAACTCGTTTGGCACAG ACAAGCAGAATCCGTTTTGAATTTCACAAGGCTGCAGCTGACTGCACATTCATGAGAATTGACGGCGAACCATGGAAACAACCCCTCCCAAAAGACGACGCCACAGTTGTTGTTGAAATATCTCACCATGGTCAAGTTAGCATGCTTGCCACTCCATTATGTCGTTCTCAAAGTATTCAAGACGGTGATGTTCCCGCCTCACCTTCTATAGACCACGATGAAGATGATAGTAGTGATGAAGAATTAAGTGAAAGTAGCGAAGAACGTCGTAAATTTGGTGCAGCCGAAACATTCAAGTATACTGATGTTGATATGTCTCATATAAGTTAG
- the LOC131649444 gene encoding diacylglycerol kinase 1-like isoform X1 has protein sequence MRNRFSFSSCWSRSMGDGNGNSIRTLKDFSIPDYILLTGTEPRRVTHLPACPVIVFINSKSGGQLGGELLVSYSSLLNKNQVYDLGINAPDKVLHQLYANLEKLKHNGDNFAAEIQNRLRIIVAGGDGTASWLLGVVSDLKLPHPPPVATVPLGTGNNLPFAFGWGKKNPATDLQSVMSFLDNVKAAKEMKIDSWHIIMRMKAPKEGSCDPVAPLELPHAMHAFNRVSSSDKLNLEGYHTYRGGFWNYFSMGMDAQVSYAFHSERKLNPERFKNQLYNQSAYLKLGCTQGWFMSSLFQSSRNIAQLAKVKIMKKGQWEDLDIPRSIRSIVCLNLPSFSGGLNPWGKPNRKKSIYRDLTLPFVDDGLFEVVGFRDAWHGLVLLAPNGHGTRLAQTSRIRFEFHKAAADCTFMRIDGEPWKQPLPKDDATVVVEISHHGQVSMLATPLCRSQSIQDGDVPASPSIDHDEDDSSDEELSESSEERRKFGAAETFKYTDVDMSHIS, from the exons ATGCGTAACagattttcattttcatcatg TTGGTCAAGATCAATGGGGGATGGAAATGGAAATAGTATCAGAACCTTGAAGGATTTTTCGATTCCGGATTATATACTATTGACCGGAACTGAGCCCCGGCGTGTTACGCATTTGCCTGCATGTCCTGTGATTGTTTTCATCAACTCCAAAAGTGGAGGTCAGCTTGGAGGGGAGCTTCTTGTCTCGTATAGTTCACTTCTTAACAAAAACCAG gttTATGATTTGGGGATAAATGCTCCTGATAAGGTGCTGCATCAGCTATATGCTAATTTAGAAAAGCTGAAGCACAATGGAGATAATTTCGCTGCTGAAATTCAGAATAGGTTGAGAATAATT GTTGCAGGCGGAGATGGTACTGCTAGCTGGCTTCTTGGAGTTGTATCGGATCTTAAATTACCTCATCCACCACCAGTTGCGACAGTGCCGCTAGGGACAGGAAATAATCTACCTTTTGCATTTGGATGG GGAAAGAAAAATCCTGCCACGGACCTTCAATCAGTGATGTCATTTCTGGATAATGTAAAAGCTGCCAAGGAAATGAAAATAGACAG CTGGCATATTATAATGAGAATGAAGGCTCCGAAAGAAGGTTCATGTGACCCGGTTGCTCCGCTAGAGCTACCTCATGCTATGCATGCATTTAACCGCGTCTCTTCAAGTGATAAACTAAATTTG GAGGGTTACCACACTTACCGTGGGGGATTTTGGAACTATTTTAGCATGG GAATGGATGCGCAAGtatcatatgcatttcattctGAGAGGAAGTTAAATCCAGAAAGGTTTAAAAACCAGCTATATAATCAG AGTGCTTATCTGAAGCTTGGATGCACTCAAGGCTGGTTCATGAGCTCTTTGTTTCAATCTTCTCG GAACATTGCCCAGTTGGCAAAGGTAAAGATAATGAAAAAAGGTCAATGGGAAGACCTTGACATACCTCGCAG CATACGATCGATAGTTTGCCTCAACTTGCCCAGTTTTTCTGGTGGACTCAATCCTTGGGGAAAGCCAAATAGAAAAAAGTCAATTTAT AGGGACCTGACTCTTCCATTTGTTGATGATGGCCTATTTGAAGTAGTTGGGTTTAGAGATGCTTGGCATGGTCTTGTTTTGCTTGCACCAAATGGTCACGGAACTCGTTTGGCACAG ACAAGCAGAATCCGTTTTGAATTTCACAAGGCTGCAGCTGACTGCACATTCATGAGAATTGACGGCGAACCATGGAAACAACCCCTCCCAAAAGACGACGCCACAGTTGTTGTTGAAATATCTCACCATGGTCAAGTTAGCATGCTTGCCACTCCATTATGTCGTTCTCAAAGTATTCAAGACGGTGATGTTCCCGCCTCACCTTCTATAGACCACGATGAAGATGATAGTAGTGATGAAGAATTAAGTGAAAGTAGCGAAGAACGTCGTAAATTTGGTGCAGCCGAAACATTCAAGTATACTGATGTTGATATGTCTCATATAAGTTAG
- the LOC131645968 gene encoding uncharacterized protein LOC131645968 — translation MAPRLWTCFGNKGSRDGAEGSMTTSDTTTTPEEPGRAGPVVVEMFSSQGCATSPAAELVLSRLGRGDFQLGMPLVLLAFHVDYWDYMGWKDPYGSSQWTVRQKAYVEALGLDTLLTPQVVVQGVSHCVGNDETALVDAINNATRFPAPTFQATFTKPTQDTLQVSLTGALRSKVDSNGVNIMVALYENGLVTDCPRGENKGRVLSNDYVVRKLEKLCTEKDISAKKTITGSVSFPLWGGFNSNKCGVAVFVQSPSHQILGSQSFQLPDDI, via the exons ATGGCGCCCCGTCTCTGGACCTGTTTCGGAAACAAGGGCAGTCGAGACGGCGCAGAAGGAAGCATGACGACCTCTGATACAACAACAACACCGGAGGAGCCAGGACGCGCCGGACCAGTGGTGGTTGAGATGTTTTCATCTCAAGGATGCGCGACGTCTCCCGCGGCGGAGCTGGTGTTGTCGCGGTTGGGTAGAGGTGATTTTCAGCTTGGAATGCCGCTGGTTTTGTTGGCTTTTCACGTCGATTATTGGGATTACATGGGTTGGAAAGATCCTTATGGGTCCAGTCAATGGACGGTTAGACAGAAGGCGTATGTCGAGGCCCTTGGCCTTGATACGTTGTTGACTCCTCAGGTTGTTGTTCAAGGTGTTTCCCATTGTGTAGGCAATGACGAGACTGCACTTGTTGATGCCATTAACAATGCCACCAGATTCCCTGCTCCTACCTTCCAg GCAACTTTCACAAAACCCACGCAAGACACTTTGCAAGTGTCACTAACGGGAGCATTGAGGAGCAAAGTAGATAGTAATGGTGTGAATATCATGGTAGCCTTGTACGAAAACGGTTTAGTTACCGACTGTCCAAGAGGAGAGAACAAAGGGCGTGTTCTATCAAACGATTATGTCGTGAGAAAGCTCGAAAAGCTCTGCACTGAAAAGGACATATCTGCTAAGAAGACAATAACAGGAAGTGTTAGCTTTCCATTGTGGGGAGGATTCAATAGCAACAAATGTGGTGTGGCTGTCTTTGTTCAAAGCCCTTCTCACCAGATTTTGGGTTCACAGAGTTTTCAGTTGCCGGATGATATATGA